The region CGCCTCGATGCCGCGGAGCACCGCCAACAGCAGTGCCGCCAGATGCTCCGGGTCCGCGCCGTCGTCAATGTCGCCGTTGCGTTGAGCGGCGGCAATCTCTCTCCGGAGCAGCGCCAGGAGTGCCGTCATGGTTTCGGCGGACCGGCTGCCGACCGTCGGGTCGTGTTGGGCCAGCTCGGCCGTGCCCTTGGCCAGCAGACACCCGCGGTGGTCGGTGTCGGCGGCGATGTTCGCCGCGATGAACTGCACGTACGCCGACAACCGGGCGAAGGCTTCTCCGTCCGGGGCGCCGGGCAGCCTCTGCTCGGCCTGTTCAACGATCGCGGTGCACCACTCATCGAAGACGCGATGGAACAGGGCGCTCTTGTCGCCGAATGCGCCGTAGAGACTGCCCTTGCCGAGGCCGGTCGCCTTGGCGATCTCGTCCATCCGCGTGCCCGCGTAGCCG is a window of Streptomyces violaceusniger Tu 4113 DNA encoding:
- a CDS encoding TetR/AcrR family transcriptional regulator, which produces MPRPREFDERRVLEQAREQFWATGYAGTRMDEIAKATGLGKGSLYGAFGDKSALFHRVFDEWCTAIVEQAEQRLPGAPDGEAFARLSAYVQFIAANIAADTDHRGCLLAKGTAELAQHDPTVGSRSAETMTALLALLRREIAAAQRNGDIDDGADPEHLAALLLAVLRGIEAVGKAGLDPKALHGIADTALAVLPRPEGRDRPTITCGPPANKG